The following are encoded together in the Paludisphaera mucosa genome:
- a CDS encoding matrixin family metalloprotease, protein MEERLLLYATLGANWVYGSRITYSFVPDGTSIGGTPSTLYQTLNALYPTSVWQREFNEAAAVWQAVANVNLVQVSDDGSALGAAGYQQGDPRFGDIRFSAIPLAFGTLGAAYSPPQLNGGPLAGDVVLNSIMSWKIDANYDLKTVAIHEIGHALGMSHSEISRADMYSYYTAMKQALHSDDVSGIRSIYGGRQGDAWNSNGQSNLSYWDAKSLDGWRTSANQITVADLNITNPGQTEWFWVTIPSSNIGSFTVSAQSTNLSLLTPQVTVYDASLGLKGNAYSSQFGDTATLTIPGVSTGQGFFIRATASGGGSTGAYALQVNFGTVPLTPVAPPFTMVPTQNSQGAGLNTLVQGTVNTVRATERALQDHHVQLKIGNLSAWGDALLAPGFARASPALESLYAAAAAKAQAASAPIAATAEASAFGAALSFRHEVSPSWTGGLQTTTGAIDDVLAGWGGFEKSSVGKRRPHRS, encoded by the coding sequence TTGGAGGAGCGCCTCCTGCTCTACGCCACCCTCGGTGCGAACTGGGTTTACGGTTCCCGGATCACATACAGCTTCGTCCCCGACGGCACGTCGATCGGCGGGACGCCCAGCACGTTGTACCAGACCCTCAACGCGCTCTACCCGACCAGCGTCTGGCAACGCGAGTTCAACGAGGCCGCGGCCGTCTGGCAGGCGGTCGCCAACGTCAACCTGGTCCAGGTCTCGGACGACGGTTCGGCGCTCGGGGCCGCCGGCTACCAGCAAGGAGACCCCCGGTTCGGCGACATCCGCTTCAGCGCGATCCCCCTGGCGTTCGGGACCCTGGGGGCGGCCTACTCGCCTCCCCAGCTCAACGGCGGCCCCCTGGCGGGGGACGTCGTCCTCAATTCCATCATGAGCTGGAAGATCGACGCCAATTACGACCTGAAGACGGTCGCGATCCACGAGATCGGCCACGCCCTGGGGATGAGCCACTCCGAAATCAGCAGGGCGGACATGTACTCGTATTACACGGCGATGAAGCAGGCGTTGCACAGCGACGACGTCAGCGGGATTCGCTCCATCTACGGCGGCCGGCAGGGCGACGCCTGGAACAGCAACGGCCAGAGCAACCTGTCGTACTGGGACGCCAAGAGCCTCGACGGCTGGCGGACGTCGGCGAATCAGATCACGGTCGCCGACCTCAACATCACGAACCCGGGGCAGACCGAGTGGTTCTGGGTGACGATCCCGTCGTCGAACATCGGCAGCTTCACGGTGTCGGCGCAGTCGACCAACCTCAGCCTGCTGACGCCCCAGGTCACCGTCTACGACGCCTCGCTCGGGCTGAAGGGGAACGCGTATTCCTCCCAGTTCGGCGACACGGCCACGCTCACGATCCCCGGCGTCTCGACCGGCCAGGGCTTCTTCATCCGGGCCACGGCTTCCGGAGGCGGCTCGACGGGGGCCTACGCCTTGCAGGTCAACTTCGGCACGGTCCCTCTGACGCCCGTCGCGCCGCCGTTCACGATGGTCCCCACCCAGAACAGCCAGGGAGCCGGCCTGAACACCCTGGTTCAGGGGACGGTCAACACCGTCCGCGCGACCGAGCGTGCGCTCCAGGACCATCACGTCCAGCTCAAGATCGGCAACCTCTCGGCGTGGGGCGACGCCCTGCTCGCCCCGGGCTTCGCGCGGGCCTCGCCGGCGCTCGAGTCGCTCTACGCCGCCGCCGCGGCGAAGGCCCAGGCCGCCTCCGCCCCGATCGCCGCGACGGCCGAGGCGAGCGCCTTCGGGGCCGCCTTGAGCTTCCGGCACGAGGTCTCGCCGTCGTGGACCGGGGGCCTCCAAACGACGACCGGCGCGATCGACGACGTCCTCGCAGGGTGGGGCGGATTCGAGAAGTCATCGGTGGGCAAGCGACGTCCCCACCGGTCGTGA
- a CDS encoding CpsD/CapB family tyrosine-protein kinase yields MREVDDALSHAYARQGRDAERAASDAGSPPAPHLPARRTSAGRPSRVFLPPEAGPTPATVGGVALEWPEVVSVLEKSWGDRFRQMADRILEARERKGVRVLLFTSCHRAEGRTTLVLTLARTLARRPLKTLVVDADLSGPMLARSLGLQPEVGLDDVVEDGKAIEDALIEAPGDHLWVLPMRAAVARPRDFLASAAWACAMAKLRRDFDLVLIDGSPLFTGLSAAVMHRSVDAAVLVHNRDATGQRSILRAREVLEAGGVPLLGLAETFA; encoded by the coding sequence ATGAGGGAAGTTGACGACGCGCTCAGCCACGCCTACGCCCGCCAGGGACGTGATGCCGAGCGGGCCGCCTCGGACGCCGGCTCGCCCCCGGCGCCTCACCTCCCGGCCCGTCGGACCTCGGCCGGCCGGCCCTCTCGCGTCTTCCTGCCCCCCGAAGCCGGGCCCACGCCCGCGACGGTCGGCGGGGTCGCGCTGGAGTGGCCCGAGGTGGTCTCGGTCCTGGAGAAATCCTGGGGAGATCGCTTCCGGCAGATGGCGGACCGCATCCTCGAAGCCCGCGAGCGGAAAGGCGTCCGCGTTCTGCTCTTCACGAGCTGCCACCGGGCCGAGGGCCGCACGACGCTCGTCCTGACGCTCGCCCGCACGCTCGCGCGGAGGCCCCTGAAGACGCTGGTCGTCGACGCCGACCTTTCCGGCCCGATGCTCGCGCGGTCGCTGGGGCTTCAGCCCGAGGTCGGCCTCGACGACGTCGTCGAGGACGGCAAGGCGATCGAGGACGCCCTGATCGAGGCCCCCGGCGACCATCTCTGGGTCCTGCCGATGCGGGCGGCGGTCGCGCGGCCCCGGGACTTCCTGGCGAGCGCCGCGTGGGCCTGCGCGATGGCGAAGCTGAGGCGCGACTTCGACCTCGTCCTGATCGACGGCAGCCCGCTCTTCACGGGGCTCTCCGCGGCCGTGATGCATCGTTCGGTCGACGCGGCGGTGCTGGTGCACAACCGAGACGCGACGGGCCAGCGGTCGATCCTGCGGGCGCGCGAGGTCCTCGAAGCCGGCGGCGTCCCCCTGCTCGGGCTCGCCGAGACGTTCGCCTGA
- a CDS encoding ExeA family protein — MYEAHFGLEQRPFGETARSSAYVALPSRDAALRRVRYGLEHGLGPALLYGGSGSGKTLAANRLAAEIAAPTVHLTYPAMPAVDLVVHLAEEFGGAPVAAPTMASALRRLREALGDHASRRARPLLIVDEAQLIQDASVFESLRLLLNFHTDGAPDLALLLVGTAELVLQLPAAFQDRLAARSLLPPLTEAESATYVVGRLAAAGARDRLFAAEALVDLHRAALGVPRRLNHIADLCLLVAYAESRPIVDSRIVGVAAREFQVDPLAA; from the coding sequence GTGTACGAAGCGCATTTCGGCCTCGAACAGCGACCGTTCGGCGAGACCGCCCGCTCGTCGGCGTACGTCGCCCTCCCCAGCCGCGACGCGGCCCTCCGGCGCGTCCGTTACGGCCTGGAACACGGCCTGGGGCCCGCCCTGCTCTACGGCGGCTCGGGCTCGGGCAAGACGCTCGCGGCGAACCGCCTGGCGGCCGAGATTGCGGCCCCCACGGTCCACCTGACGTACCCGGCCATGCCGGCCGTCGACTTGGTCGTGCACCTCGCCGAGGAGTTCGGAGGCGCGCCCGTCGCCGCCCCCACGATGGCCTCCGCCCTGCGACGGCTCCGCGAGGCCCTCGGCGACCACGCCTCGCGTCGGGCTCGCCCCCTCTTGATCGTCGACGAAGCCCAGCTCATCCAGGACGCCTCGGTCTTCGAATCCCTCCGCCTCCTGCTCAACTTCCACACCGACGGCGCCCCGGATCTCGCCCTCCTCCTGGTCGGGACGGCCGAGCTGGTCTTGCAACTCCCCGCGGCCTTCCAGGACCGCCTGGCCGCGCGCAGCCTCCTGCCACCGCTGACCGAAGCCGAATCCGCGACGTACGTGGTCGGCCGGCTGGCCGCGGCGGGGGCCCGCGATCGGCTGTTCGCCGCCGAGGCGCTCGTCGACCTCCACCGCGCCGCGCTGGGCGTCCCCCGGCGGCTGAACCACATCGCCGACCTCTGCCTGCTGGTCGCCTACGCCGAGAGCCGGCCGATCGTCGATTCCCGGATCGTGGGCGTCGCGGCGCGCGAGTTTCAGGTCGATCCCCTGGCGGCCTGA
- a CDS encoding DEAD/DEAH box helicase: MIDGKDDAENALGLLGDPVREWFTGAFPEGPTPAQRLAWPAIDSGENVLLISPTGTGKTLAGFLAIVARLLREHAADGLKPGLRCVYVSPLRSLGYDVEKNLSIPLRGVQRLLGLAKCPVRVGVRTGDTSAYERRKLREGPPHILITTPESLSLLLSQSGWRDHWRGVSHLVVDEVHALAATKRGADLAISLERLADAAGDDPARVGLSATCRPPDPVARFLVGPSRTCRIVEAPRPAGSKGLEIAVESLLRPGEGPHRGLTYRRLLRRIRKAVADNRTTVVFANSRPMTEKVAHDLRNEPSGRGEARHAFDGETEVAVHHSALDATRRRDVEERLKAGKLRAVVTSTSLELGVDVGTADLTVQIGLPGGVARCVQRIGRSGHRVGGQARGLILAATAAEVAAGAVTARAARAGAIEPLKPIASPLDVVCQQLIGIACAGETEIDAAYDLLRKAGPTADLDRDDFLACLDFLAGELSGPSGAFEPEPGAAPRWTSPRIWKRNGWFGVRSRRVQRWLWSNVGTINAEESAAVVADGTSIGTVEGSYAERLSPGDRFVLDGRTLEFRRLDGLVLQAKLVGGEAGALPVWHSDRQALSTELAAELAAFRAEASRRSACDGPGAVRDWLAETLELDSRAAEVVAELIEAQDRWSETPTVDMLLIEEFPTPLEPGWTYAFHAPLNRSASEALGRAVSARLGRRFGRDATFQPADLGWILRLPDDVRVAEADLADIATLDRLEEDVLEGVDRGELAARRFRHVASTALMVLRNPEPGRRVRVGGMNWVSTRLYPLVKAACPDHPLLRETRREILCDVLDVPAAARWLESGPTVRLRRLAAPSPFATAWIAPGGDEPLRYDSPDDALRRLHARMTAAAGGSS, from the coding sequence ATGATCGACGGCAAGGACGACGCCGAAAACGCGCTGGGGTTGCTCGGCGACCCCGTCCGGGAGTGGTTCACGGGTGCCTTTCCCGAAGGGCCGACGCCCGCCCAGCGGCTCGCCTGGCCGGCGATCGACTCGGGCGAGAACGTCCTCCTGATCTCGCCGACGGGGACCGGCAAGACGCTCGCGGGTTTCCTCGCGATCGTGGCCCGATTGCTGCGCGAGCATGCGGCGGACGGCCTCAAGCCCGGGCTGCGATGCGTCTACGTCTCGCCGCTGCGGAGCCTGGGATATGACGTCGAGAAGAACCTGTCGATCCCCCTGCGCGGGGTTCAGCGGCTGCTGGGGCTGGCGAAATGCCCCGTGCGCGTCGGCGTCCGGACCGGCGACACGTCGGCGTACGAGCGTCGGAAGCTCCGCGAAGGTCCGCCGCACATCCTGATCACGACGCCCGAGAGCCTGTCCCTCCTGCTCAGCCAGTCGGGCTGGCGCGACCACTGGCGAGGCGTGTCTCATCTCGTCGTCGACGAGGTCCACGCGCTGGCGGCGACCAAGCGAGGGGCGGACCTGGCGATTTCGCTGGAGCGGCTGGCCGACGCCGCGGGCGACGACCCGGCGCGAGTGGGGCTCTCGGCCACCTGCCGCCCCCCCGACCCGGTCGCGCGGTTCCTCGTGGGCCCCTCGCGGACGTGCCGGATCGTCGAGGCCCCCCGCCCCGCCGGTTCGAAGGGTCTGGAGATCGCCGTCGAGTCGCTGCTCCGACCCGGCGAGGGCCCGCACCGGGGGCTGACCTACCGTCGCCTGCTGCGGCGCATCCGCAAGGCCGTCGCCGACAACCGGACGACGGTCGTCTTCGCCAACAGCCGGCCCATGACCGAGAAGGTCGCGCACGACTTGCGCAACGAGCCCTCGGGCCGCGGCGAGGCCCGCCACGCCTTCGACGGCGAGACCGAGGTCGCCGTCCACCACTCGGCGCTCGATGCGACACGGCGCCGCGACGTCGAAGAGCGTCTCAAGGCCGGCAAGCTCCGCGCCGTCGTGACGAGCACGAGCCTGGAGCTGGGCGTCGACGTCGGGACGGCCGATTTGACCGTGCAGATCGGCCTCCCCGGCGGCGTGGCGCGGTGCGTCCAGCGAATCGGCCGGTCGGGCCACCGCGTGGGCGGCCAGGCGCGGGGGCTGATCCTGGCGGCGACGGCCGCCGAGGTCGCCGCCGGCGCCGTCACGGCCAGGGCCGCGCGGGCCGGGGCCATCGAGCCCCTGAAGCCGATCGCCTCGCCGCTCGACGTCGTCTGCCAGCAGCTCATCGGCATCGCCTGCGCGGGCGAGACCGAGATCGACGCGGCCTATGATCTTCTCCGCAAAGCCGGGCCGACGGCCGACCTCGATCGCGACGACTTCCTCGCCTGCCTCGACTTCCTCGCCGGCGAGCTGTCCGGCCCCTCGGGCGCGTTCGAGCCCGAGCCGGGGGCGGCGCCTCGTTGGACGTCGCCGCGGATCTGGAAGCGCAACGGCTGGTTCGGCGTCCGTTCCCGACGCGTCCAGCGCTGGCTGTGGAGCAACGTCGGCACCATCAACGCCGAGGAGTCCGCGGCGGTCGTCGCCGACGGGACGTCGATCGGGACCGTGGAAGGGAGCTACGCCGAGCGGCTCTCGCCCGGCGACCGCTTCGTCCTCGACGGCCGCACCCTGGAGTTCCGCCGGCTCGACGGCCTCGTCCTCCAGGCGAAGCTCGTCGGCGGCGAGGCCGGCGCGCTGCCCGTCTGGCACAGCGACCGCCAGGCCCTGTCGACCGAGCTGGCCGCCGAACTGGCCGCGTTCCGCGCCGAGGCGTCGCGACGATCCGCCTGCGACGGCCCCGGCGCCGTCCGCGACTGGCTGGCCGAGACGCTCGAACTCGACTCGCGCGCCGCCGAGGTCGTCGCCGAGCTGATCGAGGCCCAGGACCGTTGGAGCGAGACCCCGACCGTCGACATGCTGCTGATCGAGGAGTTCCCGACGCCGCTGGAACCGGGCTGGACCTACGCCTTTCACGCGCCCTTGAACCGCTCAGCGAGCGAGGCCCTGGGCCGGGCCGTCTCGGCGCGGCTGGGGCGGCGGTTCGGCCGCGACGCCACCTTCCAGCCCGCCGATCTGGGTTGGATCCTCAGGCTCCCCGACGACGTCCGCGTGGCCGAGGCCGACCTGGCCGACATCGCGACGCTCGACCGCCTGGAGGAAGACGTCCTCGAAGGGGTCGACCGCGGCGAGCTGGCGGCGCGACGGTTTCGCCACGTCGCGTCGACGGCCCTGATGGTCCTGCGCAATCCCGAGCCCGGTCGGCGGGTGCGGGTCGGCGGCATGAACTGGGTCTCCACGCGGCTGTACCCCCTGGTCAAGGCGGCCTGCCCCGACCACCCCCTGCTCCGCGAGACCCGCCGCGAGATCCTCTGCGACGTCCTCGACGTCCCCGCGGCGGCCCGCTGGCTGGAATCGGGGCCGACCGTGCGGCTGCGACGGCTTGCGGCCCCCTCCCCGTTCGCCACCGCCTGGATCGCGCCCGGCGGCGACGAGCCCCTGCGCTACGACTCGCCCGACGACGCCCTGCGTCGGCTCCACGCCCGGATGACCGCCGCGGCCGGAGGGTCGTCGTGA
- a CDS encoding metallophosphoesterase, translated as MSVTDPESLHQGWLLTPEGAAVRPEAATAVIADVHLGYEWARGAAGDCVPAHSLAETRDRLERVFARCEVRCLIVAGDLVESHRPCARTAADVARLDVWLAGRGVELLLVPGNHDRSLAASPRPPAIAASAAVAGWTIQHGDRPVVGDRAVIGHHHPSLRVAGSAAPCFLVGPALLVLPAFSANAAGLDVATAAIPAAWRSAGLRCLAAAGEGLLDFGPLDSLAARLRSVAAQAH; from the coding sequence GTGAGCGTGACCGACCCGGAAAGCCTGCATCAGGGCTGGCTCCTGACCCCCGAGGGGGCCGCGGTCCGGCCCGAGGCGGCGACCGCGGTGATCGCCGACGTCCACCTGGGCTACGAATGGGCGCGAGGGGCGGCCGGCGATTGCGTGCCGGCCCACTCGCTCGCCGAGACCCGCGACCGCCTGGAGCGGGTCTTCGCGCGCTGCGAGGTGCGGTGCCTGATCGTCGCCGGCGACCTGGTCGAATCGCACCGTCCCTGCGCGCGGACCGCCGCCGACGTCGCCCGCCTCGACGTCTGGCTCGCCGGCCGCGGGGTCGAGCTGCTGCTCGTGCCCGGCAACCACGACCGCAGCCTCGCCGCGTCGCCCCGGCCGCCGGCGATCGCCGCGTCCGCCGCCGTCGCCGGCTGGACGATCCAGCATGGCGACCGTCCCGTCGTCGGCGATCGGGCCGTGATCGGCCATCACCACCCCTCCCTGCGCGTGGCAGGCTCTGCGGCCCCGTGCTTCCTCGTCGGCCCGGCGCTCCTGGTGCTGCCGGCGTTCTCGGCGAACGCGGCGGGGCTCGACGTCGCGACCGCGGCGATCCCGGCGGCCTGGCGGTCGGCCGGCCTTCGATGCCTGGCGGCGGCCGGCGAGGGCCTGCTCGACTTCGGGCCGCTCGACTCGCTCGCGGCCCGCCTCCGCTCGGTCGCCGCTCAGGCGCATTGA
- a CDS encoding HEAT repeat domain-containing protein: MPSPNAPGDLDFRTPRSEEPGDPADLPDVEMPSAGFVLRLFVIPALVVAAVVAVWLLFGVLAGGRGDALQYVREIRSGTGSWRSAFELANLLQGDPKTATDPRILGELTDMLGVELDRAADPRLAQYLALAIGTFRTLDARLADGRTPDPLAMLARALDGRFDSSIRLAAAASLARQGARLEGGLDDPRVIVALGDAANAADSPELRRLAVFALGFCGGEAATGSLRGRLRSDDDRFVRYNAAIALTRRGDASALAILREMLGAAAASRPDDESPDLVETIQLQALEALAASKPNDAMRQLRPEIEALARTGSAAVRTRAESGLQFLQSGRAL; encoded by the coding sequence ATGCCCTCCCCGAACGCCCCCGGCGACCTCGATTTCCGCACCCCTCGCAGCGAAGAGCCCGGCGATCCGGCCGACCTGCCGGATGTGGAAATGCCCTCGGCGGGGTTCGTCCTCCGTTTGTTCGTGATCCCGGCGCTGGTCGTGGCGGCCGTCGTCGCGGTCTGGCTCCTGTTCGGCGTGCTGGCCGGCGGCCGGGGCGACGCCCTGCAATACGTGCGAGAGATCCGCTCGGGGACGGGGAGCTGGCGGTCGGCGTTCGAGCTGGCGAATCTGCTCCAGGGCGACCCGAAGACGGCGACCGACCCCCGGATCCTCGGCGAGCTGACTGACATGCTCGGCGTCGAGCTGGATCGCGCGGCCGATCCCCGGCTCGCCCAGTACCTCGCGCTGGCGATCGGGACGTTCCGCACGCTCGACGCGCGGCTCGCCGACGGTCGAACCCCGGACCCGCTCGCGATGCTCGCCCGGGCGCTCGACGGCCGATTCGACTCGTCGATCCGCCTCGCGGCGGCGGCGAGCCTCGCCCGGCAGGGCGCGCGGCTGGAGGGCGGTCTCGACGACCCACGGGTGATCGTCGCGCTCGGCGACGCCGCGAACGCCGCCGACTCGCCGGAACTCCGGCGCCTCGCCGTCTTCGCGCTCGGCTTCTGCGGCGGAGAGGCCGCGACCGGCTCGCTCCGGGGCCGGCTCCGATCCGACGACGATCGGTTCGTCCGCTACAACGCCGCGATCGCACTCACCCGCCGCGGCGACGCGTCGGCCCTGGCGATCCTGCGCGAGATGCTCGGGGCGGCCGCCGCCAGTCGTCCCGACGACGAGTCTCCGGACCTCGTCGAGACGATCCAGCTCCAGGCGCTGGAAGCCCTCGCCGCCTCGAAGCCGAACGACGCGATGCGCCAGCTTCGGCCCGAGATCGAAGCCCTCGCCCGCACGGGCTCGGCGGCCGTGCGGACGCGCGCCGAAAGCGGATTGCAATTCCTACAATCCGGCCGCGCGTTGTAA
- a CDS encoding sigma-70 family RNA polymerase sigma factor, whose product MARIRRHRRDTVQSPLETYLREINEVALLNADEEKDLARKIAVGDDMARDRMIRANLRLVVNIARGYVGKGLALQDLIEEGNLGLLRAVEGFDPAVGTRFSTYASYWIKQSIKRALVNTAKPIRIPAYMVELLFKWRRTSAEMQETLGRAPTVDEIAKILNLPKKKLAIVKKAIKVYNLVPQTDQPENGWSLGEMLMDERTRAPDVEMVEADNLRLVMNRLEEMDKREATVLRMRFGLNDAPPKTLKEIGESLGLTRERVRQIENEALGKLSASLHAD is encoded by the coding sequence ATGGCCCGGATTCGACGACATCGCCGTGATACGGTGCAGAGCCCCCTGGAGACTTATCTCCGGGAGATCAACGAAGTGGCCCTGCTGAACGCGGACGAAGAGAAGGATCTCGCCCGTAAGATCGCCGTCGGCGACGATATGGCGCGGGATCGGATGATTCGGGCGAACCTGCGCCTCGTCGTCAATATCGCCCGCGGCTACGTGGGCAAGGGCCTGGCGTTGCAGGACTTGATCGAAGAGGGGAACCTGGGCCTGCTGCGGGCGGTCGAGGGCTTCGACCCCGCCGTCGGCACGCGGTTCAGCACCTATGCCAGCTACTGGATCAAGCAGTCGATCAAGAGGGCCCTCGTCAACACGGCCAAGCCGATCCGGATCCCGGCCTACATGGTCGAGCTGCTCTTCAAGTGGCGGCGGACCTCGGCCGAGATGCAGGAGACCCTGGGCCGGGCCCCCACCGTCGACGAGATCGCCAAGATCCTGAACCTGCCGAAGAAGAAGCTGGCGATCGTCAAGAAGGCCATCAAGGTCTACAACCTCGTGCCCCAGACCGACCAGCCCGAGAACGGCTGGAGCCTGGGCGAGATGTTGATGGACGAGCGCACCCGCGCCCCGGACGTCGAGATGGTCGAGGCCGACAACCTCCGGCTGGTGATGAACCGCCTGGAGGAGATGGACAAGCGCGAGGCCACGGTCCTGCGCATGCGGTTCGGCCTGAACGACGCCCCGCCGAAGACGCTCAAGGAGATCGGCGAATCCCTCGGGCTGACGAGGGAGCGGGTCCGACAGATCGAGAACGAGGCATTAGGTAAGTTGTCGGCGTCGCTCCACGCCGACTGA
- a CDS encoding DNA-methyltransferase — protein sequence MAAVTTGEPGEASGCSVHRDDCLSHLKTMTSGVVDLAYLDPPFATGRTHRLHTRDRTTAYEFEDVWETPEAYASFLRERLVEIRRVLADSGCVFFHCGRGSGHVARCLLDEVFGPGRFRSEIIWHYRRWSSGSSGLLPAHQTIHYYTKTDSYVFNPIWDAYSPATNVDQLLQRRRRDAFDKSVYERDEQGRPVPGGAKRGVPMSDVWDLPHLNPKARERTGYPTQKPLVLLERIIALASRPGDLVLDPFCGSGTTLIAAAALGRRAIGVDVSEQAVALTRKRLENPVRSRSRLLERGREAYRKADPASLALLAGLDCVPVQRNAGIDAILEESHDGRPVVVRVQRPGEPLAEAAAKLRRAGAAHQASRLFLVVREPAEGPAPEGVELIESPAVAIARRIKADS from the coding sequence GTGGCAGCCGTGACGACTGGCGAGCCCGGAGAGGCGTCGGGCTGCTCGGTCCATCGCGACGACTGCCTGTCGCACCTGAAGACGATGACGTCGGGGGTCGTCGACCTGGCGTACCTCGACCCGCCCTTCGCCACGGGCCGGACGCACCGCCTGCACACGCGGGATCGCACCACGGCCTACGAGTTCGAGGACGTCTGGGAGACGCCCGAGGCCTACGCCTCATTCCTGAGGGAAAGGCTGGTGGAAATCCGACGCGTGCTGGCCGACTCCGGCTGCGTCTTCTTCCATTGCGGGCGCGGGTCGGGCCACGTCGCCCGCTGCTTGCTGGACGAGGTCTTCGGCCCGGGGCGATTCCGGTCGGAGATCATCTGGCATTACCGGCGATGGTCGAGCGGATCGTCGGGCCTTCTCCCCGCCCACCAGACGATCCACTACTACACGAAGACCGATTCTTACGTGTTCAACCCCATCTGGGACGCGTACTCGCCCGCGACGAACGTCGACCAGCTCCTCCAGCGGCGTCGCCGCGACGCCTTCGACAAGTCGGTCTACGAGCGCGACGAACAGGGCCGCCCGGTGCCGGGCGGCGCCAAGCGCGGGGTCCCCATGAGCGACGTGTGGGACCTCCCCCACCTGAACCCCAAGGCCCGCGAGCGGACGGGCTATCCGACCCAGAAGCCGCTGGTCCTCCTCGAACGGATCATCGCGCTGGCGAGCCGCCCGGGGGACCTGGTCCTCGACCCGTTCTGCGGCAGCGGCACGACGCTGATCGCCGCCGCCGCGCTGGGACGTCGGGCGATCGGCGTCGACGTCTCCGAGCAGGCGGTCGCACTGACGCGAAAGCGGCTGGAGAACCCGGTGCGGAGTCGATCGCGGTTGCTGGAGCGGGGCCGCGAGGCCTACCGGAAGGCCGACCCGGCGAGCCTGGCCCTGCTCGCCGGCCTGGACTGCGTCCCGGTCCAGCGCAACGCGGGCATCGACGCGATCCTCGAGGAGTCCCACGACGGACGTCCCGTCGTGGTGCGGGTCCAGCGCCCGGGCGAGCCCCTGGCCGAGGCCGCCGCGAAGCTCCGACGCGCGGGGGCGGCGCATCAGGCCTCGCGGCTCTTCCTGGTCGTCCGCGAGCCGGCCGAAGGGCCCGCTCCCGAAGGGGTCGAGTTGATCGAGTCCCCGGCCGTCGCGATCGCCCGCAGGATCAAGGCCGACTCCTGA